From the Oryza glaberrima chromosome 5, OglaRS2, whole genome shotgun sequence genome, one window contains:
- the LOC127774155 gene encoding uncharacterized mitochondrial protein AtMg00810-like, translated as MPCTCAHGRATAGGRVYVDDLIITGGNPSELKQFKEEMKGAFQMSDLGLLQYYLALEVNQTEDGITVNQCAYTEKILQTAGMAGSNPSLTPMEMHLRLSKMSNAPSIDATDYRRIVGSLRYLVNLRPDLAYSVGYVSKFMEKPTTEHLAAVKRVLRYVGGTIGYGCHYKRKKDASLVGYNDSDLAGDVDTHKSTSGVFFFLGDNLITWQSQKQKVVALSSCEAEYIAATTVACQGVWLARLLAELRGEEADAVKLKIDNQSANMLSKNLVFHDRSKHIDTRYHYIRECIEEGRVKVEFISTNEQLADILTKSFGRDRFMELRSQIGLIEVQTPRKV; from the coding sequence ATGCCGTGTACATGCGCGCACGGGAGAGCAACGGCTGGTGGTCGTGTGTACGTCGACGATCTCATCATCACTGGCGGCAACCCCAGCGAACTGAAACAGTTCAAGGAAGAGATGAAAGGAGCGTTCCAAATGAGCGACCTCGGGTTGTTGCAGTACTACCTCGCCCTGGAGGTGAACCAGACGGAGGACGGCATCACGGTGAACCAGTGTGCCTACACGGAGAAGATTCTGCAGACGGCCGGCATGGCGGGCAGCAATCCCAGCCTTACCCCAATGGAGATGCACCTCAGGCTCAGCAAGATGAGCAATGCCCCCTCCATCGACGCCACGGATTACCGGCGGATCGTGGGCTCCCTGCGCTATCTGGTGAACTTGAGACCGGATTTGGCGTATTCGGTGGGCTACGTGAGCAAGTTTATGGAGAAACCCACCACCGAACACCTGGCGGCCGTGAAGCGAGTGCTGCGCTATGTCGGTGGCACCATCGGCTACGGCTGCCACTACAAGAGGAAGAAAGATGCAAGTTTAGTCGGCTATAACGACAGCGATCTCGCCGGTGACGTCGACACTCACAAGAGCACCTCcggcgtcttcttcttccttggcgACAACTTGATCACCTGGCAGTCGCAGAAGCAGAAAGTTGTGGCCTTGTCGTCCTGTGAGGCTGAATACATAGCGGCGACAACGGTGGCTTGCCAGGGTGTGTGGCTGGCGCGTCTCCTTGCTGAACTCCGGGGAGAGGAGGCCGACGCCGTCAAATTGAAGATTGACAACCAATCTGCCAACATGCTTAGCAAAAACCTTGTCTTCCACGATCGCAGCAAGCACATCGACACGAGATATCACTACATCAGAGAATGCATTGAGGAGGGCAGGGTGAAGGTCGAGTTCATCAGCACCAACGAGCAGCTGGCGGACATCCTGACGAAGTCATTCGGACGGGACAGGTTCATGGAGCTGCGTTCCCAGATTGGCCTCATCGAAGTTCAAACACCGCGCAAGGTTTAG